In Streptomyces sp. TS71-3, the following proteins share a genomic window:
- a CDS encoding glycosyltransferase family 2 protein, with product MESLTSRPADHKPVPVSVIMPVLDEERHLRTAVQAILAQDHDGDLEVVIALGPSTDRTDEIAAELVREDPRVHTVPNPTGRTPAALNAAIKASRHPVVVRVDGHGMLSPDYIATAVRLLDETGAQNVGGVMHAEGETDWERAVAAAMTSRIGVGNAAFHTGGTAGPAETVYLGVFRREALERHGGYNEEFIRAQDWELNFRIREAGGLIWFSPELRVSYRPRSSVGALARQYRNYGRWRHVVARYHEGSINLRYLAPPVALCAIAAGLVVGAAVTPWALLVPGAYAAGIVAGSVPAGRGLSLRARLRIPVALATMHMSWGWGFLTSPRSLARRVRASRR from the coding sequence ATGGAATCCCTCACGTCCCGCCCCGCGGACCACAAGCCCGTCCCGGTGTCCGTGATCATGCCCGTCCTCGACGAGGAGCGGCATCTGCGCACCGCGGTGCAGGCGATCCTCGCCCAGGACCACGACGGCGACCTGGAGGTCGTCATCGCGCTCGGCCCCTCCACGGACCGCACCGACGAGATCGCCGCGGAACTCGTCCGCGAGGACCCGCGGGTGCACACGGTCCCCAACCCCACCGGCCGCACCCCCGCCGCGCTGAACGCCGCGATCAAGGCCTCCCGGCACCCGGTCGTGGTCCGCGTGGACGGCCACGGCATGCTCTCGCCGGACTACATCGCCACGGCGGTGCGGCTGCTGGACGAGACCGGCGCGCAGAACGTCGGCGGGGTCATGCACGCCGAGGGCGAGACCGACTGGGAGCGGGCCGTCGCCGCCGCGATGACGTCACGCATAGGCGTGGGCAACGCCGCGTTCCACACCGGAGGCACCGCGGGGCCCGCCGAGACCGTGTACCTGGGTGTCTTCCGGCGCGAGGCCCTGGAGCGGCACGGCGGGTACAACGAGGAGTTCATCCGGGCCCAGGACTGGGAGCTGAACTTCCGGATCCGGGAGGCCGGCGGGCTGATCTGGTTCTCGCCCGAGCTGCGCGTCTCCTACCGGCCGCGGTCGAGCGTGGGGGCGCTGGCGCGCCAGTACCGGAACTACGGGCGGTGGCGGCACGTGGTCGCGCGGTACCACGAGGGCTCCATCAACCTCCGCTACCTCGCGCCCCCGGTCGCCCTGTGCGCGATCGCGGCCGGGCTGGTCGTGGGGGCGGCGGTCACTCCGTGGGCGCTGCTGGTGCCCGGCGCGTACGCCGCCGGGATCGTCGCCGGCTCGGTTCCCGCGGGCCGGGGCCTGTCCCTGCGGGCGCGCCTGCGGATTCCGGTGGCCCTGGCGACCATGCACATGTCGTGGGGATGGGGCTTTCTGACCAGCCCCAGGTCGCTGGCGCGACGGGTCAGGGCAAGTCGGCGCTGA